Proteins found in one Sporosarcina jeotgali genomic segment:
- the rpmE gene encoding 50S ribosomal protein L31 — protein MKAGIHPDYKLSTVSCSCGNTFETGSVKEDIKVEVCSECHPFYTGRQKFAAADGRVDRFNKKYGIKEEGK, from the coding sequence ATGAAAGCAGGAATTCACCCGGATTACAAACTATCAACTGTTTCATGTTCATGTGGTAACACATTCGAAACAGGTTCTGTCAAAGAAGACATTAAAGTAGAAGTTTGTTCAGAATGCCACCCATTCTACACTGGACGTCAGAAATTTGCTGCAGCGGACGGCCGTGTCGACCGCTTCAACAAGAAATATGGCATCAAAGAAGAAGGCAAGTAA
- a CDS encoding TIGR01440 family protein yields MDAYILWRLQLEQTLAEFAEQATPVPGTLFVVGCSTSEVAGKRIGTAGALEVAESLYGPLAQFAKTHQLHLAFQGCEHINRALTIERKTAEKFALEPVSVVPVRTAGGSMSAYAFEHLEDAVVVESVRANAGIDIGQTLIGMQLKPVAVPIRTSVKQIGEAVVTCATTRPKLIGGVRAQYE; encoded by the coding sequence ATGGATGCGTATATCTTATGGAGATTGCAGCTGGAACAAACACTTGCAGAATTTGCCGAGCAAGCCACGCCGGTACCAGGAACTTTATTTGTCGTAGGCTGTTCCACTTCTGAAGTGGCAGGCAAGCGAATTGGTACAGCGGGTGCGCTCGAAGTAGCGGAATCACTCTATGGACCCCTCGCTCAATTTGCGAAAACGCATCAGTTGCATCTTGCTTTTCAAGGGTGCGAGCACATTAACCGTGCTCTCACAATCGAGCGGAAAACGGCGGAAAAGTTTGCACTTGAACCCGTTTCTGTCGTACCCGTCCGGACTGCAGGCGGTTCAATGTCCGCGTATGCATTCGAACATCTAGAGGATGCAGTCGTCGTTGAGTCCGTCCGTGCAAACGCCGGCATCGACATCGGACAAACGTTAATCGGCATGCAATTGAAACCGGTTGCAGTCCCGATCCGCACATCCGTTAAACAGATTGGTGAAGCTGTCGTTACCTGCGCAACCACTCGCCCGAAACTGATCGGCGGTGTTCGAGCGCAGTACGAATAA
- a CDS encoding methyl-accepting chemotaxis protein yields MTETKKKFGLKWKLVIFVTILAIVTYSTSAVFINILQPQFFPDANTMWFGIMTYGMGIFWSAVLAALFSTILTKPLQRLESEAMRIADGKIGTDIELPNSSDEIRSVAEAFQQVVVNLRGIVGQIETNFEKTSRSVDILHNETGSASSQADAIASTIIEISSGAEASAIAIQETAEAMEDIRSLASDVNDRADQSSKQSNDMLAELKRTTDAYRTLVGGIREMSTQSEESLTTIRDLDRNAQKIGEIVQLVGNIADQTNLLALNASIEAARAGEHGKGFAVVAEEVRVLADESAKSVQMIGGLVSTIQSDVTKVVKEMEAQVKTAAQEAGRADETNKSIIAMATTVTGMAGSITGITELVEHQLSKIEQTAHQSQEVAAIAEETSAGAEEVQAATEEQAHSIEQTSVLASELKGQSEALYDVIRQFDTSQ; encoded by the coding sequence ATGACAGAGACAAAGAAAAAGTTCGGATTGAAGTGGAAACTCGTCATATTCGTTACAATTCTAGCGATTGTAACGTATTCGACAAGTGCGGTGTTCATCAACATTTTACAGCCTCAATTTTTCCCGGATGCAAATACGATGTGGTTCGGAATTATGACATATGGGATGGGGATTTTTTGGTCTGCTGTACTCGCAGCGCTTTTCAGCACAATTTTAACGAAACCGCTTCAGCGGCTTGAATCAGAAGCGATGCGAATCGCGGATGGGAAAATCGGGACGGACATCGAATTGCCGAATTCGTCTGATGAAATCCGCTCGGTTGCAGAAGCGTTCCAGCAAGTCGTTGTCAATTTGCGCGGCATTGTCGGGCAGATTGAAACCAACTTTGAAAAAACATCACGCTCTGTAGATATATTGCACAACGAAACAGGATCCGCTTCCAGTCAAGCGGATGCAATTGCTTCAACAATTATTGAAATTTCATCGGGGGCAGAAGCGTCAGCGATTGCAATCCAGGAAACGGCAGAAGCGATGGAAGACATTCGTTCCCTTGCTTCAGATGTGAATGATCGCGCAGACCAGTCGTCCAAGCAGTCGAACGACATGCTCGCTGAATTGAAACGGACAACGGATGCATACCGGACACTTGTAGGCGGTATCCGTGAAATGTCCACACAAAGCGAAGAGTCCCTTACAACCATCCGGGATCTCGATCGAAACGCGCAAAAGATTGGTGAAATCGTTCAGCTCGTTGGCAACATTGCAGATCAGACGAACTTGCTTGCACTGAATGCTTCCATTGAGGCAGCGCGAGCAGGAGAACACGGAAAAGGGTTCGCAGTCGTAGCTGAAGAAGTGCGTGTTCTTGCAGATGAAAGTGCGAAGTCGGTTCAAATGATTGGCGGACTCGTAAGTACAATCCAATCAGACGTCACGAAAGTCGTGAAAGAAATGGAAGCGCAAGTGAAAACCGCAGCTCAAGAAGCTGGACGAGCAGATGAAACCAACAAAAGTATCATTGCGATGGCGACGACAGTTACCGGTATGGCAGGTTCCATCACGGGTATCACGGAGCTAGTGGAACATCAGCTCAGCAAAATTGAACAAACCGCTCATCAGTCGCAAGAAGTCGCAGCGATTGCAGAGGAAACTTCAGCAGGTGCAGAAGAAGTACAAGCAGCGACTGAAGAACAAGCGCATTCAATTGAACAAACAAGCGTCTTGGCAAGCGAACTCAAAGGGCAGTCAGAAGCTCTTTATGATGTGATCCGCCAATTTGATACGTCTCAATGA
- the prmC gene encoding peptide chain release factor N(5)-glutamine methyltransferase, whose amino-acid sequence MTNTIHHALKSLEAQLAEQQLDVNAAFLLLEHVTQKSRASLLADLREPLTEHQSLQFDDLSAELLTGKPIQHIIGEEWFYGRSFIVSKDVLIPRPETEELVQGALHRTVKLFGNNPIQVADIGTGSGAIAVTFQLESPEANVTATDISEAALNVARRNAERNHARITFLQGDLAQPLANGKWDVVLSNPPYIGLDEASSMSSTVLDHEPHNALFADENGLVLYRKLAETLPALMKKPGLIGLEIGYLQGEAVKRLFQNAFPTSEVEVVQDMNGKDRMIFCEIQ is encoded by the coding sequence ATGACTAATACGATCCACCACGCGTTAAAATCTTTAGAGGCGCAGCTTGCGGAACAACAACTGGACGTCAACGCAGCGTTTTTACTGCTCGAGCATGTGACGCAAAAATCCCGTGCGTCGCTGCTTGCGGACCTGCGAGAACCGCTTACCGAGCATCAGTCACTTCAATTCGATGATCTGTCAGCGGAGTTGTTAACAGGAAAACCGATTCAGCACATCATTGGAGAAGAATGGTTTTACGGCAGATCGTTCATTGTATCAAAAGATGTACTGATCCCGAGGCCTGAAACGGAAGAACTTGTTCAAGGCGCTTTGCATCGTACCGTCAAGTTATTTGGAAATAATCCAATTCAAGTTGCGGATATCGGGACAGGAAGCGGTGCAATTGCAGTGACGTTCCAGCTCGAATCTCCTGAAGCGAACGTGACTGCAACTGATATTAGCGAAGCGGCACTTAACGTTGCGCGAAGAAATGCAGAGCGGAACCATGCGAGAATCACTTTTTTGCAAGGGGATTTAGCGCAGCCGTTAGCAAACGGCAAGTGGGATGTTGTTTTATCCAACCCTCCTTATATTGGACTGGACGAAGCGTCTTCCATGTCTTCAACAGTACTCGATCACGAACCCCACAACGCGCTTTTTGCAGATGAAAACGGTCTCGTACTCTATCGAAAGCTTGCTGAAACACTTCCTGCACTCATGAAGAAACCGGGTTTGATAGGCTTGGAAATAGGCTATCTGCAAGGCGAAGCTGTGAAACGACTCTTCCAAAATGCTTTTCCGACAAGCGAGGTTGAAGTCGTTCAAGATATGAATGGGAAAGACCGAATGATATTTTGTGAGATTCAGTGA
- the rho gene encoding transcription termination factor Rho, producing the protein MTMITLADLENMTLKELYALAKQFKISYYSKLTKKELIFSILKSRAEQEGFFFMEGVLEIIQSEGYGFLRPINYSSSSEDIYISASQIRRFDLRNGDKVTGKVRPPKENERYYGLLQVEAVNGQNPEVARERVHFPALTPLYPTRHIKLETVSSNLSTRIMDLVSPVGFGQRGLIVAPPKAGKTMLLKEIANAITTNHPDAELIVLLIDERPEEVTDIERSVNADVVSSTFDEVPENHVKVAELVLERAMRLVEHKRDVVILMDSITRLARAYNLIIPPSGRTLSGGIDPAAFHRPKRFFGAARNLEEGGSLTILATALIDTGSRMDEVIYEEFKGTGNMELHLDRTLAERRIFPAIDIRRSGTRKEELLVPANQLEKLWAIRKTFSDAHDFGERFLKKLRQSKSNAEFFDKLNGDMKNQTNGKGLL; encoded by the coding sequence ATGACAATGATAACCCTAGCTGACTTGGAAAACATGACGCTCAAAGAGCTTTATGCACTGGCCAAGCAGTTCAAAATCAGCTATTACAGCAAACTGACTAAAAAAGAACTGATCTTTTCCATACTGAAATCACGCGCTGAACAAGAAGGCTTCTTCTTCATGGAAGGTGTTCTCGAAATCATTCAATCCGAAGGGTATGGTTTCTTACGGCCGATCAACTACTCCTCAAGTTCTGAAGACATCTACATTTCAGCTTCCCAAATCCGTCGATTCGACTTGCGCAACGGCGATAAAGTAACAGGAAAAGTGCGCCCGCCAAAAGAAAACGAACGATATTACGGACTTTTACAAGTAGAAGCGGTTAACGGACAAAACCCAGAAGTTGCAAGAGAGCGTGTGCATTTCCCGGCATTGACGCCGCTTTATCCGACGCGGCATATTAAGCTGGAAACGGTGTCAAGCAATCTATCCACGAGAATCATGGACTTAGTATCACCAGTCGGATTCGGGCAGCGCGGTTTGATCGTGGCACCGCCTAAAGCAGGTAAAACGATGCTCTTGAAAGAGATTGCAAATGCTATCACTACGAACCATCCGGATGCAGAACTCATCGTCCTGCTCATCGACGAACGTCCCGAGGAAGTAACGGACATCGAGCGTTCGGTGAATGCGGATGTCGTCAGTTCGACTTTTGATGAAGTCCCTGAAAACCACGTGAAAGTGGCAGAATTAGTGCTGGAGCGGGCAATGCGACTCGTTGAACACAAACGCGATGTCGTCATTCTCATGGACTCGATCACTCGTTTAGCACGAGCGTACAACCTCATTATTCCGCCAAGCGGACGCACATTATCCGGAGGAATCGATCCAGCGGCATTCCACCGTCCGAAACGATTCTTCGGTGCAGCCCGAAACTTGGAAGAAGGCGGCAGTTTGACCATTCTCGCAACAGCCCTCATCGACACGGGCTCAAGAATGGACGAAGTCATCTACGAGGAATTCAAAGGTACTGGCAACATGGAACTGCACTTAGATCGTACACTCGCAGAACGCAGAATCTTCCCAGCCATCGACATCCGTCGCTCAGGTACACGGAAAGAAGAACTCCTCGTCCCTGCAAACCAGCTTGAAAAACTATGGGCGATCCGAAAAACCTTCTCCGACGCACATGACTTCGGGGAGCGGTTCCTAAAGAAACTCCGTCAATCCAAATCCAACGCCGAATTCTTTGATAAACTAAACGGCGACATGAAAAACCAAACAAACGGTAAAGGGTTACTCTAA
- a CDS encoding thymidine kinase, with product MYVSMQGGWVEVICGSMFSGKSEELIRRIRRSQFAKQKIAVFKPELDNRYSEEAVVSHNGTTVIAMPVACSADIAAQVTDDCDVIAIDEAQFFDDGIVDTVMDLANHGFRVIVAGLDQDFRGEPFGPMPRLMAIAEIVTKLQAVCTICGSPSSRTQRLINGKPAGFDDPIILVGASEAYEPRCRMHHDVPKGVSIQPNAK from the coding sequence ATGTACGTTTCCATGCAAGGCGGATGGGTTGAAGTCATTTGTGGGAGTATGTTCTCCGGGAAATCGGAAGAACTCATTCGCAGAATCCGCCGCTCTCAATTTGCCAAGCAAAAAATTGCTGTCTTCAAACCCGAACTCGACAACCGGTACAGTGAAGAAGCGGTCGTCAGCCATAATGGGACAACCGTGATCGCCATGCCTGTTGCATGTTCAGCCGACATTGCTGCACAAGTGACCGATGACTGTGACGTCATCGCGATTGACGAAGCACAGTTTTTTGATGACGGAATTGTCGATACGGTTATGGACTTGGCAAACCACGGATTCCGTGTCATCGTGGCGGGTCTGGACCAAGACTTCCGCGGTGAGCCCTTCGGCCCGATGCCTAGATTGATGGCGATTGCAGAAATCGTCACGAAACTTCAAGCGGTCTGTACGATTTGCGGTTCCCCTTCAAGTCGGACACAGCGGCTCATCAACGGGAAACCCGCGGGCTTTGACGATCCGATTATTCTGGTCGGCGCCTCTGAAGCGTACGAACCGAGATGCCGTATGCATCATGACGTTCCAAAAGGTGTTTCCATCCAGCCGAACGCAAAATAA
- a CDS encoding stage II sporulation protein R: MLPDYPQFAQQPILTTAPTHKWRKKAIALIEFLLILVMLQAILTLFQEHTSEEPIRYRILAHSDAPADQAVKIRIQQAIEPMIAGAIARSATEEQLLSELEGLEAEMLAAAALHASDRTVTLERKNALFPAKRVGFEIYPQDVYEAYVLTIGSGRGANWWCSIFPKVCYPEEETVESEEEVKFFVWEWITSWFE, translated from the coding sequence ATGTTACCAGATTATCCACAGTTCGCACAACAGCCGATATTGACAACTGCACCGACCCATAAATGGAGAAAAAAAGCGATAGCTCTCATAGAATTTCTATTAATACTAGTTATGCTTCAAGCAATTCTTACACTCTTTCAAGAACACACGAGTGAGGAACCGATTCGCTATCGTATCCTCGCACACTCAGATGCTCCAGCCGATCAAGCCGTTAAAATCCGTATTCAGCAGGCAATTGAACCGATGATTGCGGGTGCAATTGCGCGTTCAGCTACTGAAGAGCAATTGCTAAGCGAGCTGGAAGGTCTGGAAGCGGAGATGCTTGCAGCTGCTGCCTTGCATGCATCAGATCGTACAGTTACTCTTGAGCGGAAAAATGCACTGTTTCCAGCGAAGCGCGTTGGATTCGAAATTTATCCGCAAGACGTATATGAAGCGTATGTATTAACAATCGGAAGCGGGCGTGGAGCAAACTGGTGGTGTTCCATTTTTCCGAAAGTATGTTACCCGGAAGAAGAGACAGTAGAGAGTGAAGAAGAAGTGAAATTCTTCGTCTGGGAGTGGATAACTTCTTGGTTCGAATGA
- the prfA gene encoding peptide chain release factor 1: protein MYDRLQAVEDRYDKLNELLSDPDVVSDLNKLRTYSKEQSDLQETVDAYREYKQATEAKRDAKEMLEESADAEMEELIKAELSELSATIETLEDRLKLLLVPKDPNDSKNVIMEIRGAAGGDEAALFAAKLYRMYSRFAELNHWKIEVMDAAPTELGGFKEIIFMVSGNGAFSKLKFENGAHRVQRVPETESGGRIHTSTATVAVLPETEEVEIELHDKDIRTDTFASSGPGGQSVNTTMSAVRLTHLPTGITVSIQDEKSQIKNKEKAMKVLRARVYDKFHSEAQAEYDEKRKSAVGTGDRSERIRTYNFPQNRVTDHRIGFTIQKLDQIIEGKMDELIEALTLEDQARRLESVEAND from the coding sequence ATGTATGACAGACTCCAAGCCGTTGAAGACAGATACGATAAGCTAAACGAGTTGCTGAGTGACCCTGACGTTGTCAGCGACTTAAACAAACTTCGTACGTATTCCAAAGAACAATCGGATCTGCAGGAAACTGTGGATGCTTATCGTGAATATAAACAAGCAACGGAAGCAAAACGTGATGCGAAAGAAATGCTCGAAGAATCTGCAGATGCTGAGATGGAAGAATTAATCAAAGCTGAGCTCTCTGAACTTTCGGCAACAATTGAAACGCTGGAAGACCGTCTTAAATTATTGCTTGTACCGAAAGACCCGAACGACAGCAAAAACGTGATTATGGAAATCCGAGGTGCCGCAGGCGGGGATGAAGCGGCATTATTTGCTGCAAAACTTTACCGCATGTATAGCCGGTTCGCAGAATTGAATCACTGGAAAATTGAAGTGATGGACGCTGCGCCAACTGAACTGGGCGGTTTCAAGGAAATCATTTTCATGGTCAGCGGAAATGGAGCATTCTCCAAACTGAAATTTGAAAATGGCGCTCACCGCGTTCAGCGAGTGCCGGAAACGGAGTCAGGCGGCCGCATCCATACATCTACCGCTACAGTCGCGGTCTTGCCTGAAACGGAAGAAGTCGAAATTGAGCTGCACGACAAAGATATCAGAACCGATACCTTCGCATCATCAGGTCCGGGCGGTCAATCTGTCAACACGACGATGTCAGCGGTCCGGCTCACGCACTTGCCTACAGGCATTACAGTCTCAATTCAGGATGAAAAATCACAAATCAAAAACAAAGAGAAAGCGATGAAAGTCTTGCGTGCCCGGGTGTATGATAAATTCCATTCCGAAGCACAAGCGGAATACGATGAAAAACGTAAATCCGCAGTCGGTACAGGTGATCGCTCTGAACGGATTCGTACGTACAACTTCCCGCAAAACCGTGTCACGGATCACCGCATTGGATTCACCATTCAAAAGCTGGATCAGATCATCGAAGGGAAAATGGATGAATTAATCGAGGCGCTCACGCTGGAAGACCAGGCACGCCGGTTAGAAAGTGTGGAAGCCAATGACTAA
- a CDS encoding low molecular weight protein arginine phosphatase, producing MNICFICTGNTCRSPLAEGILKSKQLEGVSVRSAGLYATDGAPISSYSFNLLQEHGMPVTPVSRRFTEEDLEWADLILTMTAAHREMLRIAAPKESGKIMTLKEYTGAAQYDVQDPYGGNLEVYQQTFEELSDQIDVLARKLMGEQ from the coding sequence ATGAATATTTGCTTTATTTGTACAGGAAATACATGTAGAAGTCCGCTTGCGGAAGGAATTTTAAAATCGAAGCAGCTAGAAGGCGTTTCGGTACGCTCTGCGGGTCTTTATGCAACAGATGGCGCACCCATTTCCAGTTATTCCTTTAATTTATTACAGGAACATGGAATGCCGGTAACGCCAGTGTCCCGGCGCTTTACAGAAGAAGATTTAGAGTGGGCGGATCTTATTCTTACAATGACAGCAGCCCACCGGGAAATGCTGCGAATTGCTGCTCCAAAGGAATCCGGCAAGATCATGACCTTAAAAGAGTACACAGGAGCGGCGCAATACGATGTGCAGGATCCGTATGGTGGAAATCTTGAAGTTTATCAACAGACGTTTGAAGAGTTGTCCGATCAGATTGATGTGCTAGCGCGCAAGTTAATGGGGGAACAGTGA
- the rpiB gene encoding ribose 5-phosphate isomerase B produces the protein MKVAISSDHGGNNLRHEIKQLLTELTIEFEDFGPESGQSVDYPDYAAPVTKGVASGEFDKGILICGTGIGMSIAANKVNGIRCALVHDVFSAKATRGHNDSNVLAMGERVIGPGLAREIVQTWLETPFEGGRHERRIEKLMELENN, from the coding sequence ATGAAAGTCGCGATTTCTTCCGATCATGGCGGGAACAACTTGCGCCATGAAATTAAACAGCTATTAACAGAACTGACAATTGAATTTGAAGACTTTGGCCCGGAATCTGGTCAGTCTGTCGATTACCCGGATTACGCTGCACCTGTAACAAAAGGCGTCGCTTCCGGTGAATTCGATAAAGGCATCCTAATTTGCGGTACCGGTATCGGCATGTCGATAGCGGCCAATAAAGTAAATGGAATTCGCTGTGCACTCGTTCATGACGTATTCAGCGCGAAAGCGACGAGAGGCCATAACGATTCGAACGTTTTGGCGATGGGGGAACGAGTAATCGGTCCCGGCCTCGCACGCGAGATTGTCCAAACGTGGCTGGAAACACCTTTCGAAGGCGGCCGTCATGAGCGCCGGATTGAAAAACTGATGGAACTCGAAAACAACTAA
- a CDS encoding manganese efflux pump MntP, which yields MEIIAAGVTTIDILVIYTLLHVRKRKWLIALWTAFLNVAFPLLGFMAGEFSAQLFSEWSGILSSILLGLIGLHMVLQEDDSGESKVTGPLLIAVAVSLDGFSVSMSFGLMHLDKWLFIVSTGLMSLVLSYFALRANLTMTPRSRLVLRRFAGLVLIGMGILSWIS from the coding sequence GTGGAAATCATTGCGGCTGGCGTGACGACAATCGATATCCTCGTCATCTACACATTGCTGCACGTTCGAAAAAGGAAATGGCTGATTGCCTTGTGGACAGCGTTCTTAAATGTAGCGTTTCCGCTGCTTGGATTTATGGCAGGAGAATTTTCTGCACAACTATTCTCGGAATGGAGCGGGATCCTCTCCAGTATATTGCTGGGACTGATTGGCTTACATATGGTACTGCAAGAGGATGACTCAGGAGAATCCAAAGTAACCGGTCCCCTCCTGATTGCTGTTGCAGTCAGTTTAGATGGATTTTCAGTAAGCATGTCTTTTGGATTAATGCATTTAGATAAATGGCTGTTTATTGTCTCAACCGGATTGATGTCTTTAGTTCTTTCCTACTTTGCTCTGCGCGCAAACTTAACAATGACGCCGCGTTCTAGATTAGTTTTGAGACGATTTGCGGGTCTTGTCTTAATTGGCATGGGGATATTGTCATGGATTTCTTAA
- a CDS encoding L-threonylcarbamoyladenylate synthase has translation MNTQTLEVDKGVDNDYSYQQTVDCLRNGGLVAFPTETVYGLGALATDPDATKQIFEAKGRPSDNPLIVHIGTKEEVNTYAAEIPETAHKLMDAFWPGPLTLIFNEKPGVIAENVTVGRGTVGLRMPDHPVALKLLRLLGGPLAAPSANRSGKPSPTKASHVARDLDGRIPFILDGGATGVGVESTVIDMTSTPPAILRPGGITVEMIESVIGPVRSETRVEESEAPRAPGMKYKHYSPDAPVWLIEPDQNQIERAVQHLMNEGKKVAIIGPDELKTDKPAWYFATGAHADPSQLAAHLYDALRNCDETDADVILAVETPSEGMGIAVMNRLKKAADGKQFTDYTIESSNMKTD, from the coding sequence ATGAACACTCAGACGTTGGAAGTGGATAAAGGTGTGGATAACGATTATAGTTATCAACAAACTGTGGATTGTTTGCGAAATGGAGGTCTTGTAGCATTTCCGACAGAAACGGTATATGGACTTGGTGCACTCGCAACCGATCCAGATGCGACCAAACAAATTTTTGAAGCAAAAGGACGCCCCTCAGACAATCCATTGATTGTACATATAGGAACGAAAGAAGAAGTGAACACGTATGCAGCAGAAATCCCTGAAACTGCGCATAAATTGATGGATGCATTTTGGCCGGGTCCGTTAACGTTGATTTTCAATGAAAAGCCTGGCGTCATTGCGGAAAATGTGACGGTTGGGAGAGGGACTGTCGGACTGCGTATGCCGGATCATCCCGTTGCGCTGAAATTGCTGCGTCTGCTGGGCGGACCTCTTGCAGCGCCGAGTGCAAACCGAAGCGGCAAACCGAGTCCGACGAAAGCGAGTCACGTCGCACGCGACTTAGATGGAAGAATTCCATTCATTTTAGATGGCGGTGCAACAGGCGTAGGAGTGGAGTCGACGGTCATCGATATGACCTCAACGCCTCCTGCTATTTTGCGTCCTGGCGGCATCACTGTTGAAATGATCGAGTCTGTCATCGGTCCTGTTCGATCGGAAACTCGTGTGGAAGAATCGGAAGCTCCGCGTGCGCCGGGCATGAAATACAAGCATTACTCTCCAGATGCTCCAGTGTGGCTCATTGAACCGGACCAGAATCAGATTGAACGAGCTGTGCAACATCTTATGAATGAAGGGAAGAAAGTTGCAATCATTGGACCGGATGAATTGAAAACGGACAAGCCTGCCTGGTATTTTGCAACAGGTGCGCATGCCGATCCCAGTCAGCTGGCGGCACATCTATATGATGCCCTTCGCAATTGCGATGAAACCGATGCGGATGTAATTTTGGCGGTGGAAACTCCTTCAGAAGGAATGGGGATCGCTGTCATGAACCGTTTAAAAAAAGCGGCGGACGGAAAACAGTTTACGGACTATACAATCGAATCATCCAATATGAAAACAGATTAA
- the glpX gene encoding class II fructose-bisphosphatase, with translation MERSLSMELVRVTEAAAVAASHWMGRGLKNEADDAATTAMRTVFDTIPMQGVVVIGEGEMDEAPMLYIGEELGTGTGPFVDVAVDPLEGTNIVASGGWNALAVLAIADKGNLLNAPDMYMDKIAVGPECVGKIDINASVTDNLNAVAKAKNMKLNEITATVLNRERHADIIAEIRAAGARIKLINDGDVAGAINTAFEGTGVDILFGLGGAPEGVIAAVGLKCLGGEIQGKLIPMNDAERERCVKMGIDVDKVLYMDDLVKGDDAIFAATGVTDGELLRGVQFTGGHSKTHSLVMRSKSGTIRFVEGRHSMDKKPHLVMKD, from the coding sequence ATGGAACGCAGTTTATCGATGGAACTTGTACGTGTGACAGAGGCAGCGGCAGTTGCCGCATCGCACTGGATGGGACGAGGTTTGAAAAACGAAGCGGATGACGCAGCAACAACAGCAATGCGCACGGTGTTTGATACAATTCCGATGCAAGGTGTCGTTGTGATTGGTGAAGGTGAAATGGACGAAGCGCCAATGTTGTACATTGGAGAAGAGCTTGGAACAGGTACTGGACCTTTCGTAGACGTTGCGGTCGATCCGCTTGAAGGGACAAACATCGTAGCATCGGGCGGTTGGAACGCACTTGCTGTTCTCGCTATCGCGGACAAAGGAAATCTCCTGAATGCTCCTGATATGTATATGGACAAAATTGCAGTGGGCCCTGAGTGTGTCGGTAAAATTGACATCAATGCGTCAGTAACAGACAACTTGAATGCTGTTGCAAAAGCAAAAAACATGAAATTGAATGAAATCACAGCAACCGTATTAAATCGCGAACGTCATGCAGACATCATCGCTGAAATTCGTGCTGCGGGTGCCCGCATCAAGCTTATTAACGATGGAGACGTAGCGGGTGCGATCAACACAGCATTCGAAGGTACCGGCGTCGACATTCTTTTCGGACTTGGCGGAGCGCCAGAAGGTGTTATTGCAGCGGTAGGATTGAAATGTCTTGGCGGAGAAATTCAAGGAAAACTTATTCCTATGAATGATGCTGAACGTGAGCGCTGCGTTAAGATGGGCATCGATGTGGACAAAGTTCTTTACATGGACGACCTCGTGAAAGGGGACGACGCAATCTTTGCAGCAACTGGTGTGACAGATGGCGAGCTCCTTCGCGGCGTGCAATTCACAGGCGGCCATTCTAAAACACATTCACTTGTAATGCGTTCGAAGTCCGGTACGATCCGTTTTGTTGAAGGACGTCATAGCATGGACAAAAAACCTCATCTTGTGATGAAAGACTGA